AGATCGGAATCGGCTTCCATAAACGGTTCGGTATTGAGCGGCAGAAAGAGATCGGGCGGAGTGTTGCGCAGCGTGTCGCCAAAAAATCCAGGCGGGGTGATTCCAACCACAGTGAACGGTTTGTTATCGAAACTAAAGAGGGCGCCGATGATGGAAGGATCCGATCCATACTGCTGCTCCCACAATCGATAACTCATCACCGCGACAGCGGGAGCGCCAGGCCGATCGTCGGCGAGCGTCAGCATGCGGCCAGCGTAGGCATTGATGCCAAACGTGGTGAAGTAATTGCCCGAGACGAACTCGCCTGGATAGCTCTGCGCCGCTTCTCGACCACCCGAGCGCCGCACGCCCATCAGCGTCGGGCCCGCCTGGAACGCCGCCAGCTCTTCAAAGCCTTTGGTGTTGTTGCGGAAATATTTGTACAGATCATACGAAAAAATCAAGAACTCATTCTTCTGCGTGTACGCGCCCCATGCGCAGCAATATGGCTGTTTGCCGACGACATACAAATCATCTGGATTTGCGACCGGAAGTGATTTCATGAGCACCGCGTGCGCCAGCGTGAAGATGGCAGTGGTCACTCCGATGCCCAGGGCTAGGGTGAGGATGGCCGTGAGCGTGAACGCGTGAGAGTTCCGCAATCGGCGCACGGCATAGCGGAGGTCTTGCCACAGGCTTTCCAGCAGGGGCAGTCCCCTGCGGTCCCGATACTCTTCCTTGATCGCCTCCACGGCTCCGAACTTCAGCACCGCCTGGCGGCGTGCCTCGTCCGGCGAGAGGCCGGCGCGAACATTGTCCTCAGTCTGCAGCACGATGTGCTCTTCGATCTCCGCCCGCAAGCGTGCTTCATCCTGCTCGGCTCTCGCCCAAGAGGTGAACCGCTTAACGAATCGTCTGAGTTGCTTCATTTTAGATCCTCCGCCCTCACGGCAAAAAATCGGGCGATGATCGCCGCCGTCTGGTCCCAATCATTTTTCTCAGCCTGCAACTGCCTGCGTCCCTGCCGCGTGAGCCGGTAGAAGCGCGCCTTGCGGTTGCTTTCCGAAGCACCCCACGCCGAAGCTATTGAGCCCTCCTGCTCGAGCTTTAGCAGCACCGGATAG
The nucleotide sequence above comes from Acidobacteriota bacterium. Encoded proteins:
- a CDS encoding PadR family transcriptional regulator, which encodes MGGKKQKKDVLQGTLALMVLKTLDVLGPMHGYGIARRIEQISGELLSVNQGTLYPVLLKLEQEGSIASAWGASESNRKARFYRLTRQGRRQLQAEKNDWDQTAAIIARFFAVRAEDLK